One Antennarius striatus isolate MH-2024 chromosome 17, ASM4005453v1, whole genome shotgun sequence genomic window carries:
- the ap4s1 gene encoding AP-4 complex subunit sigma-1 translates to MIKFVLMVNRQGQTRLSRYYQPVELSRRAALEADVVRCCLTRKKDQCSFVEYKDFKLVYRQYAALYIVVGVTDSENELSIYELVHNFVEVLDKYFSRVSELDIMFNLDRVHIILDEMIQNGHIVETNKSRILAPLTALDKMAEG, encoded by the exons ATGATCAAATTTGTGCTGATGGTGAACCGGCAGGGCCAGACCAGACTGTCCAGGTACTACCAACCAGTGGAGCTCAGCAGGAGGGCGGCACTGGAGGCCGACGTGGTCCGCTGCTGCCTGACCCGGAAGAAGGACCAG TGTTCCTTTGTGGAGTATAAGGACTTTAAGCTGGTGTACCGTCAGTACGCTGCTCTCTACATTGTGGTCGGAGTGACGGATAGTGAG AACGAGCTCTCCATCTACGAACTGGTTCATAACTTTGTGGAGGTTCTGGATAAATACTTCAGTCGAGTG AGTGAACTGGAC ATCATGTTCAACCTGGACCGAGTTCACATCATCCTGGACGAGATGATCCAGAACGGCCACATCGTGGAGACAAACAAGAGCCGCATCCTGGCGCCGCTCACCGCCCTCGACAAGATGGCTGAAGGATGA
- the strn3 gene encoding striatin-3, whose translation MDERPGGGGVGTGDTRQPLPPQQQQQQGSNISANPPIGGGVMVPHQQDELPRPQQQYTIPGILHYIQHEWARFEMERAHWEVERAELQARIAFLQGERKGQENLKNDLVRRIKMLEYALKQERAKYHKLKYGTELNQGEMKMPSFESDTKDSDVSAVPANSQLTWKQGRQLLRQYLQEVGYTDTILDVRTQRVRSLLGLSGSEQNGSVENKNLQHLINGTERCKDNKRSPGDVLETFNFLENAEDSDEEEDEEGDLMDDISTDKHHRAKKHKTKMGNEGLASEDDADTEEALKEFDFLVTAEDGEGAGEARSSGDGTEWAEPLPFPPGGGKSFLLGGSDDVLESVLGLGDLADLTVTNDETDYSYDLPSNKESSFRKTWNPKYTLRSHFDGVRALAFHPVEPCLVTVSEDHTLKLWNLTKTVPAKKSASFDVEPVYTFRAHVGPVLSLAMSSSGEQCFSGGIDSTIQWWNIPSSNVDPYDTYDPSVLAGSWAGHTDAVWGLAYSGIKNRLLSCSADGTVKLWNPSEKNPCISTFNTNMEHGIPTSVDFNGCDPAHMVVSFNSGDVVVYDLETCKNALVLKGQGDGTLPESNHINKVVSHPTLPVTITAHEDRHIKFYDNKSGKVTHAMVAHLDAVTSLAVDPNGIYLMSGSHDCSLRLWNLDSKTCVQEITAHRKKSEEAIYDVAFHPSKAYIASAGADALARVYV comes from the exons atggacgaGCGCCCCGGCGGAGGAGGGGTTGGAACGGGAGACACACGACAGCCTCTGCcgccgcagcagcagcagcagcagggtaGCAACATCAGCGCTAATCCCCCGATCGGCGGTGGCGTCATGGTGCCCCACCAGCAGGACGAGCTCCCCCGGCCGCAGCAGCAGTACACCATCCCGGGTATCCTCCACTACATCCAGCACGAATGGGCCAGGTTCGAGATGGAGAGGGCGCACTGGGAAGTGGAGAGGGCCGAGCTCCAG GCGAGGATAGCGTTCCTGCAGGGTGAGAGGAAAGGGCAGGAGAACCTAAAGAACGACCTGGttagaagaataaaaatgttagaATACGCTTTAAAACAGGAAAG AGCAAAATATCACAAATTAAAATACGGGACAGAGTTAAATCaaggagagatgaagatgccAAGCTTCGAATCAG ACACCAAAGACTCCGATGTCTCGGCTGTTCCTGCCAACAGTCAGCTCACCTGGAAACAGGGAAGACAACTACTCAGACA GTACCTTCAGGAGGTCGGCTACACGGACACCATCCTGGACGTTCGCACCCAGAGGGTTCGCTCGCTCCTTGGCCTGTCGGGCTCGGAGCAGAACGGTTCGGTGGAGAACAAGAACCTGCAGCACCTGATCAACGGGACGGAGCGCTGCAAGGACaacaagag GAGTCCGGGcgacgttctggagacgtttaACTTCCTGGAAAACGCAGAGgacagtgatgaagaggaggatgaggaaggagacCTGATGGATGACATCAGCACCGACAAACACCACAGAGCCAAGAAACACAAAACCAAG ATGGGGAACGAGGGCTTGGCATCGGAGGACGACGCCGACACGGAGGAGGCACTGAAGGAGTTTGACTTCCTGGTGACGGCGGAGGATGGAGAGGGAGCCGGCGAGGCGAGGAGCTCCGGAGACGGGACGGAGTGGG CGGAGCCTCTCCCGTTTCCTCCCGGCGGCGGGAAGTCCTTCCTGCTGGGGGGTTCGGACGACGTGTTGGAGAGCGTGCTGGGATTGGGCGACCTCGCCGACCTCACGGTCACCAACGACGAGACAGACTACAGCTACGAC CTGCCGTCCAATAAGGAGTCTTCGTTCAGGAAGACGTGGAACCCCAAATACACGCTGCGGAGCCACTTCGACGGCGTCCGAGCGCTGGCCTTCCACCCCGTGGAGCCATGTCTGGTCACGGTGTCCGAGGACCACACCCTCAAGCTGTGGAATCTCACCAAGACCGTCCCCGCCAAAAA aagtgcCTCTTTTGATGTGGAGCCCGTCTACACATTCAGAGCCCATGT CGGTCCGGTGTTGTCGTTGGCGATGAGCTCCAGTGGCGAGCAGTGCTTCAGCGGCGGCATCGACTCGACCATCCAGTGGTGGAACATCCCCAGCTCCAACGTGGACCCGTACGACACCTAcg ATCCTAGCGTCCTGGCAGGCTCGTGGGCGGGGCATACTGATGCCGTGTGGGGATTGGCTTACAGCGGCATCAAAAACCGCCTCCTGTCCTGCTCGGCCGACGGAACAGTCAAACTGTGGAACCCGTCGGAGAAGAACCCCTGCATCAGCACTTTCAACACCAACATgg AACATGGCATCCCCACGTCGGTGGACTTCAACGGGTGCGACCCCGCCCACATGGTGGTGTCGTTTAACAGCGGCGACGTGGTGGTGTACGACCTGGAGACGTGCAAGAACGCGCTGGTGCTGAAGGGCCAGGGAGACGGCA ctctTCCCGAATCCAATCATATCAACAAGGTGGTGAGTCATCCCACGCTGCCCGTCACCATCACCGCTCACGAAGACCGGCACATCAAGTTCTACGATAATAAATCAG GTAAGGTGACCCACGCTATGGTGGCTCACCTGGACGCCGTCACCAGTCTGGCTGTGGATCCCAACGGGATCTACCTGATGTCTGGAA gtCACGACTGCTCTCTGCGTCTGTGGAACCTCGACAGTAAAACGTGTGTCCAGGAGATCACAGCTCACAGGAAAAAGAGCGAGGAGGCCATCTACGACGTGGCCTTCCACCCATCTAAGGCCTACATCGCCTCCGCCGGAGCCGACGCCCTCGCCAGGGTCTACGTGTAg